In Microbacterium cremeum, a genomic segment contains:
- a CDS encoding aspartate ammonia-lyase has protein sequence MALDAKTRTRTETDSLGSLEIPADAYWGIHTARALENFPISKRPISVYKDLVKALAMVKQASARANKEIGVLDAAKADLIDRAAQLVIDGKFHDQFVVGVIQGGAGTSTNMNANEVITNVALELAGREKGDYAFLSPIDDVNRSQSTNDVYPTAIKVGLGLDLLTLLEELDLLRRAFLAKAVEFHDVLKVGRTQLQDAVPMTLGQEFHGFATTLGEDYHRLKENAYLLYEINMGATAIGTGITTHPGYGQAVLRHLREISGLDLDLATDLVESTSDTGAFMSFSSSLKRNAIKLSKICNDLRLLSSGPQAGLGEINLPPRQAGSSIMPGKVNPVIPEVVNQVAFAVAGADLTVTMAVEGGQLQLNAFEPVIAHSIFQSITWMRRGMHTLRVNCVDGITANRERLGALVGASVGVITALTPFIGYAAAAALAKTALLTGRNVADLVVEADLMSREEVTKQLSPARLSGLETITAAIPIVDPGEIPGDDPADG, from the coding sequence ATGGCTCTGGACGCAAAGACGCGAACCCGCACCGAGACCGACTCCCTGGGATCCCTCGAGATCCCCGCCGACGCGTACTGGGGCATCCACACCGCCCGCGCGCTCGAGAACTTCCCGATCTCGAAGCGGCCCATCTCGGTCTACAAGGACCTGGTCAAGGCGCTGGCGATGGTCAAGCAGGCGTCTGCCCGCGCGAACAAGGAGATCGGCGTCCTGGACGCCGCGAAGGCCGACCTGATCGACCGCGCCGCACAGCTGGTGATCGACGGGAAGTTCCACGACCAGTTCGTCGTCGGCGTCATCCAGGGCGGCGCGGGAACGTCGACCAACATGAACGCGAACGAGGTCATCACCAACGTCGCGCTCGAGCTGGCCGGGCGCGAGAAGGGGGACTACGCGTTCCTCTCGCCGATCGACGACGTCAACCGCAGCCAGTCCACGAACGATGTCTACCCGACCGCGATCAAGGTCGGGCTGGGCCTGGACCTGCTGACGCTGCTGGAGGAGCTCGACCTCCTACGCCGCGCGTTCCTCGCGAAGGCCGTCGAGTTCCACGACGTGCTCAAGGTCGGCCGCACGCAGCTGCAGGATGCCGTTCCGATGACGCTCGGCCAGGAGTTCCACGGATTCGCCACCACGCTCGGCGAGGACTACCACCGCCTCAAGGAGAACGCGTACCTCCTGTACGAGATCAACATGGGTGCGACGGCGATCGGCACCGGCATCACGACGCACCCCGGCTACGGGCAGGCGGTGCTGCGCCACCTGCGTGAGATCTCGGGCCTCGACCTCGACCTCGCCACCGATCTCGTCGAGTCCACGAGCGACACCGGCGCGTTCATGTCGTTCTCGTCGTCGCTCAAGCGCAACGCGATCAAGCTCTCGAAGATCTGCAACGACCTGCGCCTGCTGTCGTCCGGTCCGCAGGCGGGCCTGGGCGAGATCAATCTGCCGCCTCGCCAGGCGGGCTCCAGCATCATGCCCGGCAAGGTGAACCCGGTGATCCCCGAGGTGGTCAACCAGGTGGCGTTCGCGGTGGCGGGCGCCGACCTCACCGTGACGATGGCGGTCGAAGGCGGCCAGCTGCAGCTCAACGCGTTCGAGCCCGTCATCGCGCACTCGATCTTCCAGTCGATCACGTGGATGCGCCGCGGCATGCACACGCTGCGCGTCAACTGCGTCGACGGGATCACGGCCAACCGCGAGCGGCTGGGCGCGCTGGTCGGCGCGTCGGTCGGCGTCATCACCGCCCTCACGCCCTTCATCGGCTACGCCGCCGCAGCGGCACTGGCCAAGACCGCGCTGCTGACCGGACGCAACGTCGCCGACCTCGTCGTCGAAGCCGACCTGATGTCGCGCGAGGAAGTCACCAAGCAGCTTTCGCCGGCCCGGCTCTCGGGTCTGGAGACCATCACGGCGGCGATTCCCATCGTCGATCCGGGCGAGATCCCCGGGGACGATCCGGCCGACGGATGA
- a CDS encoding phosphodiesterase has product MTTAPVQFGQYAPARRTLLHVSDTHLLAGNPPLGGRFDTAGNLARTLEAAEAVGIRPDAIVFTGDLADLGEPDAYAALRDAVEPVAERLGAPVVWVAGNHDERPAMRQVLFGAEPTEDPVTGVWDLDGLRLVALDSSVPGWHHGDLDSGQLEWLRRELESPAPLGTILALHHPPLPSHVPLFDILELRDQGRLAEVVAGSDVRAILAGHLHYSTSGTFAGVPVSVAAATCYTMNLARPAVEVNGMDAGQSFHLVHVYDDTITHAVVPVVDAPTGDVFSAEWVERMSRLTPEQRLEEFSRKRR; this is encoded by the coding sequence ATGACGACGGCACCCGTGCAGTTCGGTCAGTACGCCCCCGCGCGGCGCACGCTCCTGCATGTGAGCGACACGCACCTGCTGGCGGGCAACCCCCCGCTGGGCGGACGCTTCGACACGGCGGGCAACCTCGCCCGGACCCTGGAGGCAGCCGAGGCGGTCGGCATCCGCCCCGACGCGATCGTGTTCACGGGCGACCTGGCAGACCTCGGCGAGCCGGACGCGTATGCCGCGCTGCGGGATGCCGTCGAGCCGGTGGCCGAGCGGCTCGGGGCGCCGGTGGTGTGGGTCGCCGGCAACCACGACGAGCGCCCCGCGATGCGACAGGTGCTGTTCGGCGCCGAGCCGACCGAAGACCCGGTGACCGGCGTCTGGGACCTCGACGGGCTGCGGCTCGTCGCGCTCGATTCCAGTGTGCCGGGGTGGCACCACGGCGACCTGGACTCGGGGCAGCTGGAGTGGCTGCGTCGCGAGCTCGAGTCGCCGGCGCCGCTCGGGACGATCCTCGCCCTGCACCACCCCCCGCTGCCGTCGCACGTACCGCTGTTCGACATCCTGGAGCTGCGCGACCAGGGGCGGCTCGCCGAGGTCGTCGCCGGCTCCGACGTGCGGGCGATCCTGGCCGGCCACCTCCACTACTCGACGAGCGGAACCTTCGCGGGCGTGCCCGTGAGCGTGGCGGCAGCCACGTGCTACACGATGAACCTCGCGCGCCCGGCCGTCGAGGTGAACGGCATGGACGCCGGGCAGTCGTTCCACCTCGTGCACGTGTACGACGACACGATCACGCACGCCGTCGTTCCGGTGGTCGACGCACCGACCGGCGACGTGTTCTCGGCCGAGTGGGTCGAGCGGATGTCGCGGCTGACGCCCGAGCAGCGGCTCGAGGAGTTCTCGCGCAAGCGGCGATGA
- a CDS encoding peptidase, whose protein sequence is MIVINWLAFVQVFLAALTAAVLVVGFYALGLRLLVRAGRAPVVAPVEFTDAITVISEKEARRAEKAAAKAAKRSPLTEAQKRVALIGAYVCFAVCAAAVVVGILLIVFNH, encoded by the coding sequence ATGATCGTCATCAACTGGCTGGCGTTCGTGCAGGTCTTCCTCGCCGCGCTGACGGCCGCCGTGCTGGTGGTCGGCTTCTACGCCCTCGGGCTGCGTCTGCTCGTGCGAGCCGGCCGGGCGCCCGTGGTCGCGCCGGTCGAGTTCACCGACGCGATCACCGTGATCTCCGAGAAGGAAGCGCGCCGGGCCGAGAAGGCGGCGGCGAAGGCGGCCAAGCGCAGCCCGCTCACCGAGGCGCAGAAGCGCGTCGCGCTCATCGGCGCGTATGTGTGCTTCGCCGTGTGCGCGGCGGCAGTGGTCGTCGGCATCCTGCTCATCGTCTTCAACCACTGA
- a CDS encoding inorganic phosphate transporter translates to METATLIIVLVIVLALFFDFTNGFHDTANAMATPIATGALKPKTAVLLAAILNLVGAFLSTEVAKTISGGIIREDDISASVFPAVIFAGLIGAITWNMLTWLLGLPSSSSHALFGGLIGATIVGVGFMAIDFGVVMSKVILPAVIAPLTAGVIAFTVTKLAYALTRRYDSKPDGRDGFRFGQIFTSSLVALAHGTNDAQKTMGVITLALITAGWQSSSDADPQTWVIFACAITIALGTYMGGWRIIRTLGKGLTDVKPAQGFAAESSTAATILASSALGFALSTTQVASGSVIGSGLGRRGSQVRWRTAGRIMIGWVLTLPAAGAVGAVAAFIAVSLGFWGIIIDAVLAVTIILGLFLRSRRNAVTAANAMSEVAESGRAVKVKRNPPPTRRQRAIAREEARRRAADEAAAKKAAKAEKAAKAAKAGKAAKGAPAAEPAPTAPNEGGER, encoded by the coding sequence GTGGAAACCGCAACCCTCATCATCGTGCTGGTGATCGTGCTGGCGCTGTTCTTCGACTTCACGAACGGATTCCACGACACCGCGAACGCGATGGCGACGCCCATCGCGACCGGCGCACTGAAGCCCAAGACGGCCGTGCTCCTGGCAGCCATCCTCAATCTCGTCGGCGCGTTCCTGTCGACGGAGGTGGCCAAGACCATCTCGGGCGGCATCATCCGGGAAGACGACATCTCGGCATCCGTCTTCCCCGCCGTCATCTTCGCCGGCCTGATCGGCGCGATCACCTGGAACATGCTGACGTGGCTGCTGGGCCTGCCGTCGTCGTCTTCTCACGCGCTGTTCGGCGGCCTCATCGGCGCCACGATCGTGGGCGTCGGGTTCATGGCGATCGACTTCGGCGTCGTCATGTCGAAGGTGATCCTCCCGGCGGTGATCGCGCCGCTGACGGCGGGTGTCATCGCCTTCACGGTGACGAAGCTCGCCTACGCGCTCACGCGGCGATACGACAGCAAGCCCGACGGGCGCGACGGCTTCCGCTTCGGGCAGATCTTCACGTCGTCGCTCGTCGCGCTCGCGCACGGCACCAACGACGCGCAGAAGACGATGGGCGTCATCACGCTCGCGCTCATCACGGCGGGCTGGCAGTCCTCCTCCGACGCCGACCCTCAGACGTGGGTCATCTTCGCGTGCGCGATCACGATCGCCCTCGGCACCTACATGGGCGGCTGGCGCATCATCCGCACGCTCGGCAAGGGCCTCACCGACGTCAAGCCGGCGCAGGGCTTCGCGGCCGAGAGTTCGACCGCAGCGACCATCCTGGCCTCGAGCGCCCTCGGGTTCGCGCTGTCGACGACGCAGGTCGCGTCGGGGTCGGTCATCGGGTCGGGGCTCGGCCGCCGCGGCTCGCAGGTGCGCTGGCGCACTGCCGGTCGCATCATGATCGGCTGGGTGCTGACACTCCCCGCGGCCGGTGCGGTGGGCGCCGTCGCCGCGTTCATCGCCGTGTCGCTCGGCTTCTGGGGCATCATCATCGACGCGGTGCTCGCGGTCACGATCATCCTGGGCCTGTTCCTGCGCTCGCGCCGCAACGCCGTGACCGCGGCGAACGCGATGAGCGAGGTCGCCGAGTCCGGGCGCGCGGTGAAGGTCAAGCGCAATCCGCCGCCCACGCGCCGGCAGCGCGCGATCGCGCGCGAGGAGGCACGCCGTCGCGCCGCAGACGAGGCCGCCGCGAAGAAGGCGGCCAAGGCCGAGAAGGCCGCGAAGGCGGCGAAGGCGGGCAAGGCGGCGAAGGGCGCGCCCGCCGCGGAACCGGCGCCCACCGCGCCGAACGAGGGAGGCGAGCGATGA
- a CDS encoding S9 family peptidase, which produces MTAHDTSALPPAPVAQTRPVIRSHHGDDVEDRYEWFRAKEDAAVIEHLEAENAYTARRTAHLQGLRERIFDEIKGRTLETDLSVPTRRGQWWYYGRTLEGKQYGIQCRAPLSSPDDWTPPELSPDAPVPGEQILLDNNVEAEGHEFFSLGSFEVSDDGHLMLFGVDVAGDERYTVRVRDLVTGEQLPDEIPGTFAGATFSPDGRFIVYTTVDDAWRPDTVWLHELGTPVEDDVRLFHEPDERFWVGAGFTRSDRYLVIGLGSSITSEEWLLDASDLRGEPRVVWPRTEGVEYDSEHAVVDGEDVLFVLHNDGALDFELVRVAASDPSGAREVVIPHRPGERLLGVSTFRDWGVVGYRRGGLARLGLLDYATGDVSEIEFDEPLYSVGTGGNPEWAPPMLRLGYGSFVTPGTVYDLDVATRELHLRKRQPVLGGYESGDYAQARVWATAQDGAQIPISLVWKRSFGDAGAAPRPLHLYGYGSYEHSIEPGFSVPRLSELDRGVVFAVAHVRGGGEMGRQWYEDGKLLSKRNTFTDFVDCAQHLVDNGFTSASQLVAEGGSAGGLLMGAVANLAPELFAGVLADVPFVDALTTILDPSLPLTVIEWDEWGDPLHDPDVYAYMKSYSPYENVRTDASYPRILAVTSLNDTRVLYVEPAKWVARLREVGADALLKCEMVAGHGGVSGRYNAWRERAFELAWLLDVLGVADA; this is translated from the coding sequence GTGACCGCCCACGACACGTCCGCCCTCCCGCCCGCACCCGTCGCCCAGACCCGCCCGGTGATCCGTTCGCACCACGGTGACGACGTCGAGGACCGCTACGAGTGGTTCCGCGCGAAGGAGGACGCCGCGGTCATCGAACACCTCGAAGCAGAGAACGCCTACACCGCCCGGCGCACCGCGCACCTCCAGGGCCTGCGCGAGCGGATCTTCGACGAGATCAAGGGCCGCACCCTCGAGACCGACCTCTCGGTGCCGACCCGCCGGGGCCAGTGGTGGTACTACGGCCGCACCCTCGAGGGCAAGCAGTACGGCATCCAGTGCCGCGCTCCCCTGTCCTCTCCCGACGACTGGACCCCTCCCGAGCTCTCCCCCGACGCCCCGGTGCCCGGTGAGCAGATCCTGCTCGACAACAACGTCGAAGCCGAGGGCCACGAGTTCTTCTCGCTCGGCAGCTTCGAGGTCTCGGACGACGGGCACCTCATGCTCTTCGGCGTCGACGTCGCCGGCGACGAGAGGTACACCGTGCGCGTGCGCGACCTCGTCACGGGCGAGCAGCTGCCCGACGAGATCCCCGGGACCTTCGCCGGCGCCACCTTCTCGCCCGACGGCCGCTTCATCGTCTACACGACGGTCGACGACGCCTGGCGTCCCGACACGGTGTGGCTGCACGAGCTCGGAACGCCCGTCGAGGACGACGTGAGACTCTTCCACGAGCCCGACGAGAGGTTCTGGGTGGGCGCCGGGTTTACCCGCAGCGACCGCTACCTCGTGATCGGGCTCGGATCGTCGATCACCTCCGAGGAGTGGCTGCTGGATGCCTCGGACCTGCGTGGCGAGCCGCGCGTGGTGTGGCCGCGCACGGAGGGCGTCGAGTACGACTCCGAGCACGCGGTCGTCGACGGCGAGGACGTGCTGTTCGTCCTCCACAACGACGGCGCCCTGGACTTCGAACTGGTGCGGGTCGCGGCATCCGACCCCTCCGGCGCCCGCGAGGTCGTGATCCCGCACCGTCCCGGCGAGCGGCTGCTGGGCGTGTCGACGTTCCGCGACTGGGGCGTCGTCGGCTACCGGCGCGGCGGCCTCGCGCGCCTCGGTCTGCTCGACTACGCGACCGGCGACGTCAGCGAGATCGAATTCGACGAGCCGCTGTACTCGGTCGGCACCGGCGGCAACCCCGAGTGGGCTCCCCCGATGCTGCGGCTGGGCTACGGCTCGTTCGTGACGCCCGGCACCGTCTACGACCTGGACGTCGCGACCCGCGAGCTTCACCTCCGCAAGCGCCAGCCGGTGCTCGGCGGCTACGAGTCCGGCGACTACGCCCAGGCGCGCGTGTGGGCGACGGCCCAGGACGGCGCGCAGATCCCGATCTCTCTCGTCTGGAAGCGCTCGTTCGGAGACGCCGGCGCCGCGCCCCGCCCGCTGCACCTGTACGGCTACGGCTCGTACGAGCACTCGATCGAGCCCGGCTTCTCGGTGCCGCGCCTGTCGGAGCTGGATCGCGGCGTCGTCTTCGCCGTCGCCCACGTGCGCGGCGGCGGCGAGATGGGCCGCCAGTGGTACGAGGACGGCAAGCTGCTCAGCAAGCGCAACACCTTCACCGACTTCGTCGACTGCGCGCAGCACCTCGTCGACAACGGCTTCACGTCGGCATCGCAGCTCGTGGCAGAGGGCGGCTCGGCGGGCGGGCTGCTCATGGGAGCCGTCGCGAACCTCGCGCCCGAGCTGTTCGCGGGAGTCCTCGCCGACGTGCCGTTCGTCGACGCCCTCACGACGATCCTCGACCCGTCGCTGCCCCTCACCGTCATCGAGTGGGACGAGTGGGGCGACCCGCTGCACGACCCCGACGTGTACGCCTACATGAAGTCCTACTCGCCCTACGAGAACGTGCGAACGGATGCCTCGTACCCCCGCATCCTCGCCGTCACCTCGCTCAACGACACCCGGGTGCTGTACGTCGAGCCGGCGAAGTGGGTCGCGCGTCTGCGCGAGGTCGGCGCCGATGCCCTGCTGAAGTGCGAGATGGTCGCCGGCCACGGCGGCGTCTCGGGCCGCTACAACGCGTGGCGCGAGCGCGCGTTCGAGCTCGCCTGGCTGCTGGACGTCCTCGGCGTCGCCGACGCCTGA
- a CDS encoding endonuclease domain-containing protein, translated as MCGIGSRRLPRARRIVGMSNTSHIRPRPRPRRAEVAQRVRSNSGVLHSSDARAAGFTVYDIAAAVRAGAIERVRRSWLVTPDCDPRRRAAATVSGRVTCVSAAALAGFWTPTGVRADERVHVAIASTAARVMSKELRLHWGRGPAPVGRNDNADPVLNVLFHVAHCLSRRDALAVWESAIRKKAVDAEVLERVAWRSTQAAELAAVASSLSDSGLETVFVDGLRRTGVSVRQQVWIDSRPVDGLIGTSLVTQIDGFAHHSSAADRRRDLEADARLIARGYIVLRFDYHQVLFDWPYVVETILTAIAQGAHQRRVR; from the coding sequence GTGTGCGGCATCGGCAGCAGACGGCTTCCGCGGGCCCGAAGAATCGTCGGCATGTCGAACACATCCCATATCCGTCCACGGCCGCGCCCGCGACGAGCAGAAGTCGCGCAGCGGGTCCGGAGCAACTCCGGCGTCCTGCACAGTTCCGATGCGCGCGCGGCCGGCTTCACCGTGTACGACATCGCGGCGGCGGTGCGGGCCGGTGCGATCGAGCGGGTGCGACGTTCGTGGCTGGTCACGCCCGACTGCGATCCCCGACGGCGGGCTGCAGCGACGGTGAGCGGCAGGGTCACGTGCGTGAGCGCCGCCGCGCTGGCCGGTTTCTGGACGCCGACCGGAGTTCGGGCGGACGAGAGGGTCCATGTCGCCATCGCGTCCACCGCCGCGCGGGTCATGTCCAAAGAGTTGCGCCTGCATTGGGGGCGCGGCCCGGCACCGGTGGGCCGCAACGACAACGCGGATCCCGTCCTCAACGTCCTGTTCCACGTCGCGCACTGCCTATCGAGACGCGACGCACTGGCGGTGTGGGAATCCGCAATACGGAAGAAGGCCGTGGATGCCGAAGTGCTCGAGCGCGTGGCCTGGCGGAGCACGCAGGCCGCCGAACTGGCGGCTGTCGCTTCCTCGTTATCGGATTCAGGGCTCGAGACCGTCTTCGTCGACGGACTGCGCCGCACCGGAGTGTCCGTACGGCAGCAGGTGTGGATCGACAGCCGCCCCGTCGACGGACTCATCGGCACGTCGCTCGTGACTCAGATCGACGGCTTCGCGCACCACAGCAGCGCGGCCGATCGACGGCGTGATCTCGAAGCCGACGCGCGGCTGATCGCTCGCGGCTACATCGTGCTCCGATTCGACTATCACCAGGTGCTGTTCGACTGGCCGTATGTGGTCGAGACGATCCTGACAGCCATCGCGCAGGGCGCCCATCAGCGACGCGTTCGCTGA
- a CDS encoding ATP-dependent 6-phosphofructokinase, with translation MKIGILTSGGDCPGLNAVIRGVVLKGTTTYDLEFVGIRDGWRGVVDGDFFPLTRHEVKGLSKVGGTILGTSRTNPYEGPRGGAENIAKTLYGHRIDGIIAIGGEGTLAAANRLSNDGINVLGVPKTIDNDLRATDYSFGFDTAVNIATDAMDRLRTTGDSHQRCMVAEVMGRHVGWIALHAGIAAGAHAICIPEVPLSIDDITELVTRAHDRGRAPLVVVSEGFKLKGQDEAYSDKGLDAFNRPRLGGISEVLAPEIERITGIETRATVLGHIQRGGSPSGFDRVLATRLGLHAADAIVDGAWGQMVALRGIDIVRVPFADALGELNSVPLYRYEEAAALFG, from the coding sequence ATGAAGATCGGCATCCTGACGAGCGGCGGCGATTGCCCCGGACTCAACGCGGTCATCCGCGGCGTCGTGCTCAAGGGTACGACGACGTACGACCTCGAGTTCGTCGGCATCCGCGACGGCTGGCGGGGTGTCGTCGACGGCGACTTCTTCCCGCTGACGCGCCACGAGGTCAAGGGCCTGTCGAAGGTGGGCGGCACGATCCTCGGCACCAGCCGCACCAACCCGTACGAGGGCCCCCGCGGCGGCGCCGAGAACATCGCCAAGACGTTGTACGGCCACCGCATCGACGGCATCATCGCGATCGGCGGCGAAGGCACGCTGGCCGCGGCCAACCGACTCTCGAACGACGGCATCAACGTGCTCGGCGTTCCCAAGACGATCGACAACGACCTGCGCGCCACCGACTACTCGTTCGGCTTCGACACCGCCGTGAACATCGCCACCGACGCGATGGATCGCCTCCGCACCACGGGCGACTCGCACCAGCGGTGCATGGTCGCCGAGGTCATGGGCCGCCACGTCGGCTGGATCGCCCTGCACGCGGGAATCGCCGCAGGCGCCCACGCGATCTGCATCCCCGAGGTGCCCCTCTCCATCGACGACATCACCGAGCTCGTCACCCGGGCGCACGACCGCGGTCGCGCGCCGCTCGTCGTCGTGTCGGAGGGCTTCAAGCTCAAGGGGCAGGACGAGGCTTACTCCGACAAGGGGCTCGACGCCTTCAACCGTCCGCGCCTCGGTGGGATCAGCGAGGTGCTCGCGCCCGAGATCGAGCGCATCACTGGCATCGAGACCCGGGCGACGGTGCTCGGTCACATCCAGCGCGGCGGCTCGCCGTCCGGCTTCGACCGCGTCCTCGCCACCCGCCTCGGCCTGCACGCCGCCGATGCGATCGTCGACGGCGCGTGGGGTCAGATGGTGGCGCTGCGCGGCATCGACATCGTCCGCGTGCCGTTCGCCGACGCGCTGGGTGAGCTCAACAGCGTGCCCCTGTACCGCTACGAAGAGGCCGCAGCCCTCTTCGGCTGA
- a CDS encoding DEAD/DEAH box helicase, whose translation MPTTAPAQAAQRRRKPSSARRDDEAPIIPILARKVREVEAKAQRGKLGPTNRVKFQVIAFLVREERARVKSDGELTDAARSELLKRLDGVATILAKTAARDTSLIQLLEVDQATSPVARRMRRDWLLESGAELAPDELIITDVAPVAAPVVPAALAERQVVPPQVEARREANPFLAPDLSTRAPKETPRRRLDSWELMGPLYKAFETGAGGGSATMDLPPVPEFDRLSPRGLEIMPHQSRFLEAVRDGHRTFLLADEPGLGKTAESVLAASVANAYPLLAVVPNVVKMNWAREVERWTPQRRATVIQGDGEDIDAFADVFIVNYEILDRHLSWLSSIGLKGMVVDEAHFIKNLTSQRSQNVLALATRIREQVRDPLLLALTGTPLINDVEDFDAIWRFLGWTTGEKPGPVLMEKLDETGLTPADKAFYPEARDAVISMGIVRRKKKDVAADLPDKLIADLPVELDDEFGRSIRQAERELGERLAAKYRRIIEARGDRGLAPGEVDDDIIRLVAHGELEESKAAGTGSENVFTMVRKIGQAKAVLAADYAVQLQRSVGKVVFFAKHIDVMDAAEAHFAAAGLKTVSLRGDQATTARQQAIDAFNSDPEVGIAVCSLTAAGVGVNMQASSNVVLAELSWTAAEQTQAIDRVHRIGQDEPVTAWRIIAAHTIDTKIAELIDSKQGLAARALDGEAVDPQSSDSVQLSALMHVLRQALGAA comes from the coding sequence ATGCCGACCACGGCACCCGCCCAGGCGGCGCAGCGTCGCCGCAAGCCCTCGTCCGCGCGTCGCGACGACGAGGCCCCCATCATCCCGATCCTCGCCCGCAAGGTGCGCGAGGTCGAGGCCAAGGCCCAGCGCGGCAAGCTGGGACCCACCAACCGGGTCAAGTTCCAGGTGATCGCGTTCCTGGTGCGCGAGGAGCGCGCCCGAGTCAAGAGCGACGGTGAGCTGACGGATGCCGCGCGCTCCGAGCTGCTCAAGCGCCTCGACGGCGTCGCCACGATCCTCGCCAAGACCGCCGCGCGCGACACGTCGCTCATCCAGCTGCTCGAGGTCGACCAGGCCACGTCGCCGGTCGCGCGCCGCATGCGCCGCGACTGGCTGCTCGAATCGGGCGCCGAGCTGGCGCCGGACGAGCTCATCATCACCGACGTAGCCCCGGTCGCCGCCCCGGTGGTGCCGGCCGCTCTCGCCGAGCGCCAGGTGGTGCCGCCCCAGGTCGAGGCGCGTCGCGAGGCCAACCCGTTCCTCGCGCCCGACCTCTCGACCCGCGCGCCGAAGGAGACCCCGCGCCGGCGCCTCGACAGCTGGGAGCTCATGGGCCCGCTGTACAAGGCGTTCGAGACCGGCGCAGGCGGCGGCAGCGCCACGATGGACCTGCCTCCCGTCCCCGAGTTCGATCGCCTGTCGCCCCGCGGACTCGAGATCATGCCGCACCAGTCGCGGTTCCTCGAGGCCGTGCGCGACGGACACCGCACCTTCCTCCTCGCCGACGAGCCGGGCCTCGGCAAGACGGCGGAGTCGGTGCTGGCGGCATCCGTCGCGAACGCGTACCCGTTGCTGGCCGTCGTGCCCAACGTCGTGAAGATGAACTGGGCCCGCGAAGTGGAGCGCTGGACGCCGCAGCGCCGCGCGACCGTCATCCAGGGCGACGGTGAAGACATCGACGCGTTCGCCGACGTGTTCATCGTCAACTACGAGATCCTCGACCGCCACCTGTCGTGGCTCAGCTCGATCGGGCTGAAGGGCATGGTCGTCGACGAGGCGCACTTCATCAAGAACCTCACGTCGCAGCGCTCCCAGAACGTGCTGGCGCTGGCGACCCGCATCCGCGAGCAGGTGCGCGACCCGCTGCTGCTCGCCCTCACCGGAACGCCGCTCATCAACGACGTCGAGGACTTCGACGCGATCTGGCGGTTCCTCGGCTGGACCACCGGCGAGAAGCCCGGTCCGGTGCTCATGGAGAAGCTCGACGAGACCGGGCTCACTCCGGCCGACAAGGCCTTCTATCCCGAAGCGCGCGACGCGGTCATCTCGATGGGGATCGTCCGGCGCAAGAAGAAGGATGTCGCGGCCGACCTCCCCGACAAGCTCATCGCCGACCTCCCCGTCGAGCTCGACGACGAGTTCGGCCGGTCGATCCGGCAGGCCGAGCGCGAGCTCGGAGAGCGCCTCGCCGCGAAGTACCGCCGCATCATCGAGGCGCGCGGCGACCGCGGACTCGCTCCCGGCGAGGTGGACGACGACATCATCCGGCTCGTCGCGCACGGCGAGCTCGAGGAGTCGAAGGCCGCCGGCACGGGCTCCGAGAACGTCTTCACCATGGTGCGGAAGATCGGCCAGGCCAAGGCCGTGCTCGCGGCGGACTACGCCGTGCAGCTGCAGCGCTCGGTCGGCAAGGTGGTGTTCTTCGCCAAGCACATCGACGTCATGGACGCCGCCGAGGCGCACTTCGCCGCGGCGGGCCTCAAGACGGTCTCGCTCCGTGGCGACCAGGCGACGACGGCTCGCCAGCAGGCGATCGACGCCTTCAACAGCGACCCCGAGGTCGGCATCGCGGTCTGCTCGCTGACCGCCGCGGGCGTCGGCGTCAACATGCAGGCGTCGTCGAACGTCGTGCTCGCCGAGCTGTCGTGGACGGCCGCCGAGCAGACGCAGGCGATCGACCGCGTGCACCGCATCGGCCAGGACGAGCCGGTGACGGCGTGGCGCATCATCGCGGCGCACACGATCGACACGAAGATCGCCGAGCTCATCGACTCGAAGCAGGGGCTCGCGGCTCGCGCGCTCGACGGCGAAGCCGTCGACCCGCAGTCCAGCGACTCCGTGCAGCTGTCGGCGCTCATGCACGTGCTGCGCCAAGCGCTCGGCGCGGCGTAA